In the Aeromicrobium fastidiosum genome, TGACGCGTCACCGCGAGCGCGTCGAGATCTACCTGCAGTTCGACGGGGAGTCGGCCGAGGCGTCGACGCACCACCGCGGGGCGGACATCCGGCGGTTCAAGGACCGTGCCCTCGACCGGCTGTCGGCGGCCGGCATCTTCACGACGCTCACGATGACGGCGGCCCTCGGCGTCAATGACGACGAGATCGGCTACGTCGTCAAGCGCGGCCTCGACACGCCCTACGTCGGCGGCGTCACGATCCAGCCGGTGTTCGGCTCTGGGCGGTCCGCCGGGATCGACCGCATGAACCGGTTGACCCACACGGGCGTGCTCGCCCGCCTCGACGAGCAGACCGGCGGGCAGGTCACGTGGCGCGATCTCACCGCGCTCCCCTGCTCGCACCCGCACTGCTGCTCGGTGGGCTACCTGCTGCGGGACGACTCGGGGTCGTGGAAGTCGCTGACGTCGCTGATCGGCCACGACAAGCTCAAGCAGTGGCTCGACCTCGATCCCGACATGCTCGCCAACCGCATCGCCGACGACTCGATCCCGGCGACCATGAAGCGCGTCGTCAAGGACTCCCTGCTCGACCTGCTGAGCGAGCAGTCGTCGCTGTCGCACCCCAACATCGGCACCATCTGGAAGGACATCTGCGAGAACTGCGACCTCGGCATCGGCACCCTCACGACGCTCGCGTCGTCCGCCCTGCCGGGCCAGAAGAAGCGCCTGCGCAAGATGCTCGGCGAGCGGGTCGTGCGCATCACGGTCAAGCCCTTCATGGACATGTCGACCATGATCGAGGAGCGCCTGACACAGTGCTGCGTGCACGTCGCGACCGTGAACGACGAGACATCCGCCCACCAGTGCGCCCCGTTCTGCGCCGTGCAGGCCTGGGCACCCCTGGCACGCACCCGCCTGTCGACCGCCACCGGCCGGCCCAACCTCCTGGAGACGCTGCCATGAGCCAGACGACCGAGACAGAGACGACGTACGACCCCCTGCGTCTGTGCGTCTTCGCGACCATCGCCGCCTTGGGCTGGCTGCTCGGACCTGTCGCGCTGCTGGGCTTCGCTGCCCTCGGCTTCGCGGGGTACTGGAAGGCGTGGCGCGGCGGCCTCGCACGCTCTCGGTGCGTGCTGCGCGACACCCGACTGGTGCTGACCTACCTGGCAGCCCTAGCCGTGGCCGGTGCGGTCGGTACGTGGTTCTGGCTCACCTGAGCCGGGTCTCGGCGATGCGCCAGCCGTGCTCCGTGCGCACCAGGGCGACCTCGCGGCGCGACGGCAGGTCGCGCGGCAGCGGGGTCGCCGTGCCGTCGTCCCACTCGACCCGGGCAGCGTCCAGCTGGTCGACGACCTCGAGCCGCACGCGGGCGGGCGACGAGCTGACGACCCGGCACCGCAGGGTCATGAGCTCCGCCCCTACGACCCGGCCTCCTCGCGCCGCGTAGGCATCGATCGTCGCGGCGTCGGCACGGCGGGCCGGGCTGCCGGGTGCGTACACCTCACGGAGCAGCGTCGGATCGGCGGACGAGAAGGCCCGTCCGCGGGCGTGGTCCAGCTCGGCGAGACGCGTGGCCCACTGGTCGTCCGGAGCCGGGGACACGGCCCGGACCGCGACCATCAGCACCCACAACCAGTCCATGACCCCACTGTGGTGCGGCCGGCCGGGTCGCGCCTCGCGCCGTCCACAGGCCGGCTCCCGCGGCGGGGATACGCTGGGAGACGTGACGCTTGAGATCATCGACGACTGGTACGGCTCCTCCGCGATCGAATTCACCACCGCGTGGGACCTGCAGCGCGACTACCACGCACGGCGCGTCGCCGACCAGATCGGCGACACCGCCCTGTTCCTCGAGCACCCGCCCGTCTACACCGCGGGGCGTCGCACCGAGCCCCACGAGCGTCCGTTCGACGGCACCCCCGTGGTCGACGTCGACCGCGGCGGCAAGATCACGTTCCACGGCCCCGGTCAGCTCGTCGGCTACCCCATCACCAAGCTGCCGTCGCACGTGCTGGTCGTCGACTTCGTGCGACGCGTCGAGGAGGCGATGATCCGGGCGGCCACCGACCTCGGTGTCGCCACCGGCCGCGTGCCCGGACGCTCGGGAGTCTGGCTCGCCGCCACGGCAGGCCGGGCCGAGCGCAAGGTCGGGGCGATCGGCATCCGCGTGGCCCGCGGCGTCACGATGCACGGCTTCTCGCTCAACGCCGACGTCGACCTGTCGTCCTACGAGCGCTTCGTGCCTTGCGGCATCGCCGACGCCGGCGTGACCTCGCTGTCGGCAGAGCTGGGGCGCGACGTCACGGTGCGCGAGACCGCCGCCGCGATCGCGCCGCACCTGCGCGAGCTGCTGGAGTGGCACCCGTACGTGCCGGGGCCCGACCTCGTCGAGCGGGACGAGATCGGGCCCGGGCCGACCGTGCCGGTGCTCGGCCTCAGCCGCTGAGCCGGCTCACTCGCTGAGCCGCATCATTCACTCAGCCGCAGCGCCTCGCCGAAGCCGATCTTGCGCTCGGTGCGCATCAGCGTCCTCTCGTAGAGCCGAGCCGCGAGCCGGACGATGAGGATCGCGCCGACGATGTTGACCACGACGGCCACCGCGATCTGCCACACCGGCACGCCGCCCTCGGCCATCCGCGACGGCATCAGCATCGCCGACATGATCGGCAGCATCGAGACGACGGTCTTGACGCCGGCCCCCGCTGAGAAGGCGATGATGTACGGCGCGAACAGCAGCACCTGACCGGGCATCGTCGTCGACTGCAGGTCCTCCTGGCGCGATGCGAGCGAGCCGGCGACGGCCCACAGACCGGCGAGTGCCACGAATCCCAGGACGAAGAACACGACGTACATGCCGACGGCCGGTCCGAGCGCCGACAGCAGATCGGTCTGCCCGACCGCGGCCAGCGAGGCGATGCCGGCCACCGCCAGGAGCAGGATCTGGGCGAAGGCGAGCAGCGTGTTGCCCGCGATCTTGCCCCACAGCATCGCCCGGATCGGGACGGCGGCGGCCAGGATCTCGACGACCCGGCTCTCCTTCTCCTGGACGACGCTCTGGGCGATCGACATGCCGAAGGTGATGGCCGTGATGTAGAAGAGGATCAGGAAGACGTAGGCGGCCAGCTGGCGTCCGCCGTCGTCACTGGCCTTCGGGTCGAGCAGTCGCTCCGAGACCGTCGTCCCGCTCTGCAGCTGCTGCAGGTCGACGCCCTGCTCCTGTGCGTTCGACTGCAGAGCCTGCGTCGTCGCGACCGAGCTCAGTGCCGCCGACAGGGTCGAGTCGACCTCGTCGTCACCCACGACCTCGTAGCCCTTGTCGGTCGCGATGAGAGCCGCGTCGACGTCTCCGTCCTTGACCGCCTTCTCGGCCGCCGCGGTCGAGGCGAGCTCCTTGGCCCTGGCGGTGGAGCCGTCGTCGGAGCGGTCGACCACCGCGGAGGCCTGCGACACGATCCCCGCGGACGTCTGGTCGGTCACGCCGACCGTGTAGTCGGTGGGCCGGCCACCCAGGATCGACGTGAGCACGACGATCGCGATGACGCCGACGACCATGAACAGCGCGCTGTAGAGATAGGTCTTCTCGCGGACGCGCGTCGTGATCTCGCGCTCGGCGACGACGCGCCAGGCCCCGCGCACCTCGTCGTCGGTCGATGCCGGGGTGGGCGTGGTGGTGCTGGTGACCGTGCTCATCGGTTGACCTCCCGGAAGATGGCGGACAGGGGTTGGCGGACGCGGCTGAACTCGACGACGGGCTCACGGGCGACGACCTGCGAGAGCAGGTCGGACGGCGTCGTGCCGTCGAGGTCGACCAGCGCCGTGCTGCCGTCGACGTCCCGCACCTCGATGCCCCGCAAGCCGCGGACCCAGGCGGCGTCCGTGCCGTCGAGGACGATGCGATAGCGCTCCGGACCGGTACCGCGCAGCTCGTCGACCGAGCCGTGTGCGACCACCTTGCCGTGCGACAGCACGACGAGGTCGTCGCACAGCCGCTCGACGAGGTCGAGCTGGTGGCTCGAGAACAGCAGCGGCTTGTCGCCGGCCTCCTTGGCCAGCAGCGACGCCATGGCGTCGACCGCGACGGGGTCGAGGCCGCTGAACGGCTCGTCGAGCACGAGGGCGTCGGGGCGGTGGATCAGCGACGCCGCGATCTGGACGCGCTGCTGGTTGCCGAGCGAGAGCGTGTCGAGCACGTCGTCGGCGCGGTCGCCGAGATCGAAGTGGTCGAGCAGCTCACCGGCGCGTCGAGCGGCATCGGCACGGTCGATGCCGTGCAGCCGGGCCAGGAAGACCAGCTGCTCCCTGACCCGCATGCGGGGGTACAGGCCGCGTTCCTCCGGCATGTAGCCGATGCGGCGGCGCTGACCCGTCGTGATGGGGCTGCCGTTCCAGAGCACCTCCCCCGCGGTGGGTGCCAGGACGCCGAGGATCATCCGCATCGTGGTGGTCTTGCCGGCACCGTTGGCACCGACGAAGCCCGTCATGCGGCCCGGACGCACCCGGAAGGTGACGTCGTCGACGACGAGCGTGTCGCCGTACGACCTGCTGAGTGAGGAGATGTCCAACATGTCTCCACGCTATGAGCCCCGCGCCCCCGGCACATCGGCCACGAGGATGAACATGGCCTCATCCCTTGGGCGGACGGCCGACGTCGGTCAGTCGGACTGGCGGCCGTCCATGAGGCCCGACTCGTGCGCCGCGATGACGGCCTGCACCCGATCGCGGACGCCCAGCTTGGTGAGCACCTTCGAGACGTGCGACTTGACCGTCGCCTCGCTGACGAACAGCTCGCGGGAGATCTCGCCGTTGCTGAGTCCGCGGCCCATCGCCACCAGGACGTCGTGCTCGCGCTCGGTGAGCTCGTCGAGGCCCGGTGCACGCTCGCCCCGCGGACGCCCCGTGGAGCGGGCGATGACCCGCTGGGTGACCTCGGGTGCGAGCAGCGAGTGCCCTTGGGCGACGACCCGGATCGCCGCGACGAGATCGGCCGGCGGGCAGTTCTTGAGCATGAACCCGCTGGCCCCGGCCTGCAGGGCGGCGAACAGGTAGTCGTCATCGTCGAACGTCGTCAGGATCAGCACCGTGCAGCCCGGCACCGCCGCGATGGCCTGGCGGGTCGCCTCGATGCCGTCCATGCGGGGCATCTGCACGTCCATCAGCACGACGTCGGGGCGCAGCTCGATGACGCGGCGCACCGCGACGTCACCGTCGTCGGCCTCGCCCACGACCTCGATGTCGTCCTCGGCGCTCAGGATCATGCCGAAGCCCGTGCGGACCAGCGCCTGGTCATCGGCCACGAGCACCCTGATCGTCGTCATGTCGCCACCGGGATGCGGACCCGCACCCTGAACCCGCCGTCGGGCCGGGAGCCGATCTCGGCCTCACCGCCGTGCATCGCCGCCCGCTCGCGGATGCCCGTGAGACCGAAGCCCCCGGACGACGACGTCGGTGCGGGGCCTGACACGGGAGCCGAGCCGTCGTCGATGACCTCGACCTCGACGGTCGCCGGCTCCGACTCCCCCGCCTCGACGAAGCGCAGGACGATCTCGCCAGAACACGCACCCGCGTGACGACGCAGGTTGGCGACTGCCTCCTGCGCGATGCGGAACATCGACAGGGCCACGGTGGGTGCCACGTCGAACGGCTCGCCGACCTGACGGAATGCCACGGACGGCCGGTCGTCCGGCGACGCGAGCGTCGCGATCTCGGGCAGGCCCGGCTGCGGCACGCGGTCACCGCGCTCGTCGTCGGCCCGCAGGAGCCCGACCAGCTGGTGCATCTGCTGCACCGCCTGCCGCGACGACGTCTCGATGACCGACAGCGCCTCACGGGCGACCTCGGGCCGGGCGTCGAGCACCCGTCCGGCACCGGCGGCCTGCACGCCGATGCCGCTGACGTGGTGGGCGACGACGTCGTGCAGGTCGCGGGCGATGCGCACCCGCTCGGCCTGCACCGCGCTCTCACGGTCGCGGTCCTGGGCGTGGCGCTCGGCGACGACGCGCTCGGCGATCTCGGCCCGCTGTCGCGCGCTGCGCCACGCACCGTGCCCCCAGGCCATCGCGCCGAAGAAGTAGATGACGTTGATCGCGAGCGAGTAGGCGATCATGGCGCCGTACGGCGGCAGCAGCCCGACACTCGGGGTCGTGGGCGGGTCTTCACGGACGAACTGCCAGACGAGCCAGCCGAACATCGCGACGACCACGACAGCACTGGTCACCAACAAGGCGCGCGGACGCCGCGACCACGCCCACGCGGAGTAGAGCGCGACGAACAGGACGATCTGGAGCGTGAAGACGACACCCAGCTGGGCCTGGTGCTCGCCGATGACGATGAAGACGATCGACTCCAGCAGCAGGGTCGTGAGTGGGAAGCGCCGACGTCCGGCGAACAGCAGGCCCGCCACCGCGAACAGGGCATAGACCAGGACGGGATCGCTGATCGTGATGCCTGCCCCGCTGCGCCACACCTCGACCGAGACCACTGAGGCGATCGCGGCGACGACGCCACCGATGACGTCAGCCCGCACCTGTCCCGCGTCGGGAGCGGGGCGAGCCCACGGACGGTCCAGATCCAGCACGCGACCGAGCCTAGGTCACCTTTCGGACAGGCGTACCCTTGAGGGCGTGACCATCGCACCTGAGGGACGCAAGATGCTTCGGCTCGAAGTCCGCAACGCCGAGACTCCCATCGAGAAGAAGCCCGCCTGGATCAAGACCCGCGCGAAGATGGGTCCTGAGTACAACGAGCTCATGAAGCTCGTGAAGGGCGAGGGCCTGCACACGGTCTGCCAGGAGGCCGGCTGCCCCAACATCTTCGAGTGCTGGGAAGACCGCGAGGCCACGTTCCTCATCGGCGGCGAGCAATGCACGCGCCGGTGCGACTTCTGCCAGATCGACACCGGCAAGCCCGACCCGATCGACCGCGACGAGCCCCGCCGCGTCGCCGAGTCCGTCCAGAAGATGGAGCTGCGCTACGCGACCATCACGGGCGTCGCTCGCGACGACGTGCCCGACGGCGGCGCGTGGCTCTATGCCGAGACCGTCCGCAAGATCCACGAGCTCAACCCCGGCACGGGCGTCGAGAACCTGATCCCCGACTTCAACGGCATCCCCGAGCTGCTGACGCAGGTCTTCGAGTCGCGTCCCGAGGTGCTGGCGCACAACGTCGAGACCGTGCCGCGCATCTTCAAGCGCATTCGTCCGGCGTTCCGCTACGAGCGCTCGCTCGACGTCATCACGCAGGCCCGCGACTTCGGCCTGGTCACCAAGTCGAACCTGATCCTCGGCATGGGCGAGACGCGCGAGGAGGTCTCGCAGGCGCTGAACGACCTGCACGAGGCCGGCTGCGACCTCATCACGATCACGCAGTACCTGCGTCCGTCGGTGCGTCACCACCCCGTCGAGCGCTGGGTCAAGCCCGAGGAGTTCGTCGAGCTCAAGACCGAGGCCGACGAGATCGGCTTCGCCGGCGTCATGTC is a window encoding:
- a CDS encoding radical SAM protein; translation: MSTGMPLRDYRVHRYVNAFCPLCHDERPDRPLEEVRRLSGWLAVRDNRVWLERGCPDHGLVTTLYDESPEILSYLEEWTAPTKVHQPDVAGNFKPVPSAYADGLPEMQTQHTCILLADITDHCNLRCPTCFAESAPAMSSVAPLEQVLASIDTRLSRENGRIDVLMLSGGEPTLYPQLAELLDAVAARPIVRVLVNTNGLRIAQDDELLALLTRHRERVEIYLQFDGESAEASTHHRGADIRRFKDRALDRLSAAGIFTTLTMTAALGVNDDEIGYVVKRGLDTPYVGGVTIQPVFGSGRSAGIDRMNRLTHTGVLARLDEQTGGQVTWRDLTALPCSHPHCCSVGYLLRDDSGSWKSLTSLIGHDKLKQWLDLDPDMLANRIADDSIPATMKRVVKDSLLDLLSEQSSLSHPNIGTIWKDICENCDLGIGTLTTLASSALPGQKKRLRKMLGERVVRITVKPFMDMSTMIEERLTQCCVHVATVNDETSAHQCAPFCAVQAWAPLARTRLSTATGRPNLLETLP
- the lipB gene encoding lipoyl(octanoyl) transferase LipB codes for the protein MTLEIIDDWYGSSAIEFTTAWDLQRDYHARRVADQIGDTALFLEHPPVYTAGRRTEPHERPFDGTPVVDVDRGGKITFHGPGQLVGYPITKLPSHVLVVDFVRRVEEAMIRAATDLGVATGRVPGRSGVWLAATAGRAERKVGAIGIRVARGVTMHGFSLNADVDLSSYERFVPCGIADAGVTSLSAELGRDVTVRETAAAIAPHLRELLEWHPYVPGPDLVERDEIGPGPTVPVLGLSR
- a CDS encoding ABC transporter permease, producing MSTVTSTTTPTPASTDDEVRGAWRVVAEREITTRVREKTYLYSALFMVVGVIAIVVLTSILGGRPTDYTVGVTDQTSAGIVSQASAVVDRSDDGSTARAKELASTAAAEKAVKDGDVDAALIATDKGYEVVGDDEVDSTLSAALSSVATTQALQSNAQEQGVDLQQLQSGTTVSERLLDPKASDDGGRQLAAYVFLILFYITAITFGMSIAQSVVQEKESRVVEILAAAVPIRAMLWGKIAGNTLLAFAQILLLAVAGIASLAAVGQTDLLSALGPAVGMYVVFFVLGFVALAGLWAVAGSLASRQEDLQSTTMPGQVLLFAPYIIAFSAGAGVKTVVSMLPIMSAMLMPSRMAEGGVPVWQIAVAVVVNIVGAILIVRLAARLYERTLMRTERKIGFGEALRLSE
- a CDS encoding ABC transporter ATP-binding protein, giving the protein MLDISSLSRSYGDTLVVDDVTFRVRPGRMTGFVGANGAGKTTTMRMILGVLAPTAGEVLWNGSPITTGQRRRIGYMPEERGLYPRMRVREQLVFLARLHGIDRADAARRAGELLDHFDLGDRADDVLDTLSLGNQQRVQIAASLIHRPDALVLDEPFSGLDPVAVDAMASLLAKEAGDKPLLFSSHQLDLVERLCDDLVVLSHGKVVAHGSVDELRGTGPERYRIVLDGTDAAWVRGLRGIEVRDVDGSTALVDLDGTTPSDLLSQVVAREPVVEFSRVRQPLSAIFREVNR
- a CDS encoding response regulator transcription factor, translated to MTTIRVLVADDQALVRTGFGMILSAEDDIEVVGEADDGDVAVRRVIELRPDVVLMDVQMPRMDGIEATRQAIAAVPGCTVLILTTFDDDDYLFAALQAGASGFMLKNCPPADLVAAIRVVAQGHSLLAPEVTQRVIARSTGRPRGERAPGLDELTEREHDVLVAMGRGLSNGEISRELFVSEATVKSHVSKVLTKLGVRDRVQAVIAAHESGLMDGRQSD
- a CDS encoding sensor histidine kinase; the encoded protein is MLDLDRPWARPAPDAGQVRADVIGGVVAAIASVVSVEVWRSGAGITISDPVLVYALFAVAGLLFAGRRRFPLTTLLLESIVFIVIGEHQAQLGVVFTLQIVLFVALYSAWAWSRRPRALLVTSAVVVVAMFGWLVWQFVREDPPTTPSVGLLPPYGAMIAYSLAINVIYFFGAMAWGHGAWRSARQRAEIAERVVAERHAQDRDRESAVQAERVRIARDLHDVVAHHVSGIGVQAAGAGRVLDARPEVAREALSVIETSSRQAVQQMHQLVGLLRADDERGDRVPQPGLPEIATLASPDDRPSVAFRQVGEPFDVAPTVALSMFRIAQEAVANLRRHAGACSGEIVLRFVEAGESEPATVEVEVIDDGSAPVSGPAPTSSSGGFGLTGIRERAAMHGGEAEIGSRPDGGFRVRVRIPVAT
- the lipA gene encoding lipoyl synthase, with the translated sequence MLRLEVRNAETPIEKKPAWIKTRAKMGPEYNELMKLVKGEGLHTVCQEAGCPNIFECWEDREATFLIGGEQCTRRCDFCQIDTGKPDPIDRDEPRRVAESVQKMELRYATITGVARDDVPDGGAWLYAETVRKIHELNPGTGVENLIPDFNGIPELLTQVFESRPEVLAHNVETVPRIFKRIRPAFRYERSLDVITQARDFGLVTKSNLILGMGETREEVSQALNDLHEAGCDLITITQYLRPSVRHHPVERWVKPEEFVELKTEADEIGFAGVMSGPLVRSSYRAGSLYQQARESGRGMGAAPTAP